The following nucleotide sequence is from Apium graveolens cultivar Ventura unplaced genomic scaffold, ASM990537v1 ctg5931, whole genome shotgun sequence.
attaacaataatgaatttatatttatattattattcattctccaaaatcaacaaattaCTTAAAATTCACATTATTATTCATTGTCCAAAATTTAAATTGAATATACAATGTATTATTTCATTGATAGCTTtatgttataagttattttataataaattttatcAAACTAATTTGAGATTTCACATTCTCTAAGATTTTACTGCCTCTGACTCATTCATTGCCACATTTCCTACTTTGTCTCTCCTAAAAAAATTGTTGACTTTCAAGTAATTTGATAATTTAATTGTTTATTATGttaatatttttgaaaagtaGAACAATTTTTTGATAACTATTAATTTGGTTAATATGATTGAATAGAAGATGAAAACGATAAATAAATGGGACAGAGGGACAAATATTGTCAAGCCATTTTGGATTATGGGTAATTGAGGTGGGTTGGATAACTCGATTAGGAATATGATTTCGAATGGATCGGCTACAAGCCCAATATTTCTGCTGATATGGATAAAAAATAGATcataaagacacattaaatgtcacattaattacacttgggaTTTTTGTCTGAAGTCCAAATTGGACATGTCTGGTCTAAACTCGTAGCAGACTCAAGACGGCCCTTGTAGCCAAGACCCACCAGCAGAAGTCGTCGAGGTCCACGAACATATACTGTTCATGAACTACGCCCAATACAACTGGAAGAGCAAATACATGTGTCCTAAACAGACTCAAAGTGGTACACAGAAGGTTCTGGAGTTCCTTCCCTTATAGGACTCTTAATCACCATTTAAGTTAGatacttgtccaccaagtctcgcaacacaagtctaaccctagactcacctccATATAAATGGCTCTACACCTTAACCTAGAattacgtttttggcttgattttcTACTACACAATGATACGTAGACATCTTGTaaggaccgatagtcccgaacacgagagcaaccattaaaaCTCGAAACTCACAAACTCTAGCATTAATTATTAACACACTGTAGTTTTCATTCCACAACATCTACAATTGCTTTGAATTTAGGGCTTTCGAGATAAATGAATTGGGCTTACAAAAAAAATGACATCATTTGTACGTACaaattatatctttatttttagGTAAGCATATTTATAGATTTTTTAAGGGCTCTTTTTAATTTTGactttttataaatttataatacaTTATTAATATTGAACTCACttaatatttttaaatacaaTTAACCTTTATTCAAATTATCATTCAAAAATAATAATGTCTAAATTTTCTATTCGTATATAAGAAGATGAGTCTTCACCTTCTTCGACGAAAGTACTAGTATTTTTGCTTAATTTACTTTTATTTCCTTTACAACATAAAAAAATCAAAAGAATTAACAGTCTAttctttttttattatttaagaaaTCTATACAAAATTATAATAGCCGGAATGTGATATAATTTTTTTACCCTCATTTTGGTTTGGTTTGATTATCATATTGATCACGAGAGTCAGATATTTATAATCAAGTTATCAATGTCGTTAAactgaaatattaaaagaatgCACTACCCAAGTTCTCATTTTCGAATCTTTCCAACaacaaatatatattattatttacatATTATCTAAATTCTCCCGCCAACAAccaatatttataatttttatttatagttataaaaatactactttataatatttaattatttgattaaaattatCATAATAAGGTTATAATTCtaagttaattaattttaatatgttattacgtatattatatttaattaaaaactgtaaataatgtaaattaaaaatatatataaatgttAATGAAGACTGGTATATCATACAGTTTGTAAAGTTAATAACAAATCACACTGGTTGTAAAgctaataataaataatattataccCCACATTTATATGTACTTTGGGGATAAATTAATTGGGCTTAGGCTTAATTTGTAAGCGCGATTTCATATACTGACCATTTTCCTATGACCCATTCATTAGAGCATCGTCAATACTAAATGCACATGCCTCGTTCGTTGTTATGTAAAATATGCATCACTATTAGGCATAATCTTAGAAAATTAGAAATAAGCATTTGTTAATTCTTAGGCTATCATTTAAATTAATCTACGTCATCTCCAGTTTTATAATCTTCTAATAGTGATGGTGCTTATGTTCCTCACTTTGACGATGATCTTTATGATTAAATTTAGTTATTATGTTTTTAATAAATTATGTACTCagtttttaaatttaattatgtTAACTGCTTTTGaattcaataaaataaatttatttaaattgtCAAGTCATACATATCAAGAGATAATAATTTGACAATTAATGATTGGCTTCCATTGCCCAGTTGTGCTCCACCAAATCATTTTGAAGCATTGTATGAATATAAGCTGATTCCAAGTTCTCAATACGATCCCAAAATGCTTGTTGATTTCTTCCATTTCTTTCTACTAGTGCAAAAGGAATTCGAACTCCATTACTATCTAGTGGCCCATCATAAACCTGTGATGCTAATGGATTTCTTAAATCTTCTTCTACTGGCTCTACAAATTCTTCTTCAACAAATTCATCCTCGCCTATCATGTTATGCAAGATGATGCAAGTCATCGTGATGCTTTTAAGTGTGGAACGCTTATGCATCCGAGCACCATGACGAAGAATAGCCCATCGAGATTGTAATATACCAAAACACCTCTCTACATCTTTGCGATAGGCCTCATGTTTCTTAGCGAACAATTTTTATGATTGAGTGGCAGGATTTGATATGGTTTTTACAAATGTTGAATACCTAGGATAAATTCCATCAGCAAGGTAATAAGCATTATTGTATCTTTTTCCATTGACGTGAAATATCAATGTTGGGATATTTCCTGCGATGACTTTATCAAACACAGGAGACTGGCCCAGAACGTTAATATCATTTTGAGCTCCAGGAACACCGAAAAAAGTGTTCCAAACCCGAGTGTCGTAAGAAGCGACTGCCTCCAAAATAGTAGTAGGGCATCCTTTACGACCACTATAAACCCCTCCCCACCCGTTTGGACAATTTTTCAACTCCTAGGACGATTAGAAACCCTTTCTCTAGGATGATTAGAACATTTTCCAAGACGTGAGCCCCGTCCTTGTGGTTCATCTGGAGTATCGAAGAACTTCATCATCATTGCCGCTTCAGTCACCATGGTATTCATAATTTCAGACTCTTCTTGACTGTGTTGTTGTCTTATACATAAAAATCTTTTTGATGAATTCATTATTGCAAAGATTTGAGTGATTTTGAGATATATCAAGATCATTATATTATTTAAAGACAATTTTCAATCTATAAATTTAGATCAAGACAAGTGTCATAATGTGATTCAACGAAAATCTtatcaaaaatttaaatttatccaCAATCTTATCAAAAATCTAAAATTATCTAGCAAtctattattgaatattatttttgggGACATTAAGTAATAGAGATggaattaaatttataatatataatattatttatttgatGGATAGTAATTGATGAATTGATGGAGTATATGGGTGTATAAAAACTATGGAAAAAAATGGATTTAGCATGAATAGTAATTAACTCCATGGATTCAATTGATGAATTGATGCCCTTAATGAGT
It contains:
- the LOC141702932 gene encoding uncharacterized protein LOC141702932; translation: MVTEAAMMMKFFDTPDEPQGRGSRLGKFASYDTRVWNTFFGVPGAQNDINVLGQSPVFDKVIAGNIPTLIFHVNGKRYNNAYYLADGIYPRYSTFKHEAYRKDVERCFGILQSRWAILRHGARMHKRSTLKSITMTCIILHNMIGEDEFVEEEFVEPVEEDLRNPLASQVYDGPLDSNGVRIPFALVERNGRNQQAFWDRIENLESAYIHTMLQNDLVEHNWAMEANH